AAAAACCTGATGGGTTTTGCCAACTGGATGAGGGTTCAGGCACAGGAAGAAATGACCCACGCCATGAAGTTTTACAACTTTATTCTGGAAAGGGGAGGAAGAGCGGATCTGACGGCGGTGGAAAAACCGCAGTCGGAATGGAAGACACCGCTCGCGGCATTCGAGGCGGCATATGCCCATGAGCAGATGATTACCGGTCGGATCAACAATTTAGTGGAATTGGCGAGAGCGGAAAAAGATCCGGCAACGGAGAGCATGCTGAATTGGTTCGTGGATGAACAGGTGGAGGAGGAGGCGAACGCGGACGAGCTTGTCCAAAAAATGAAAATGATCGGCGATGATAAGGGCGCGATATTCTTTATTGATCAGGAATTAAAACAAAGAGTATTTGTCGATTCAAC
This is a stretch of genomic DNA from Patescibacteria group bacterium. It encodes these proteins:
- a CDS encoding ferritin → MITERMRNALNEQVNAELFSAYLYMAMSADFTDKNLMGFANWMRVQAQEEMTHAMKFYNFILERGGRADLTAVEKPQSEWKTPLAAFEAAYAHEQMITGRINNLVELARAEKDPATESMLNWFVDEQVEEEANADELVQKMKMIGDDKGAIFFIDQELKQRVFVDSTQVNAQQ